One genomic window of Psychrobacter cibarius includes the following:
- a CDS encoding BPSS1780 family membrane protein codes for MSSSNYSQPSVSLQKPNGQPPNLPPTDEYGGLLPQLLVEPRMCQAGWGISWITKAFAIFKDQFLLWLAIGVVYLIIAMIGSSVPVINFIFPFLSFVFVGGIIKGCADQAVGNELRFDHLFSAFYTHLKPLIILFVLYLVAVIVAMIPMLIIFGGMALSLAQESSDVAIAGMVLGVLLVFVLLFPVLMAIWFAPALIVLHNIEPVQAMKMSFKGCLKNILPFFVFWLIAPIIMILMVVFTLGLGVLALLPIGMITYYTSYRDVWTDQPLSAL; via the coding sequence ATGTCCAGCTCCAATTATTCACAACCCTCTGTGTCTCTACAAAAACCTAACGGTCAACCACCGAACTTACCGCCCACTGACGAGTATGGCGGCCTATTACCGCAGTTATTGGTAGAACCTCGAATGTGCCAAGCAGGATGGGGTATAAGTTGGATTACCAAAGCATTTGCAATATTTAAAGATCAATTTTTATTATGGTTAGCTATTGGTGTTGTTTATTTAATCATTGCTATGATTGGTAGTAGCGTACCCGTGATAAATTTCATTTTCCCTTTTCTTTCCTTTGTGTTTGTTGGTGGAATAATAAAAGGTTGTGCCGATCAAGCTGTAGGTAACGAGTTGAGGTTTGACCATCTTTTTTCAGCTTTTTATACGCATCTCAAGCCATTAATTATTTTATTCGTCTTGTATTTAGTGGCTGTTATTGTTGCAATGATACCTATGCTGATTATATTCGGTGGTATGGCTTTGTCTTTAGCTCAAGAGTCAAGTGACGTTGCGATTGCAGGTATGGTATTGGGTGTTTTATTGGTTTTTGTACTACTATTTCCTGTACTTATGGCTATCTGGTTTGCACCTGCTTTAATTGTGCTTCACAACATCGAGCCTGTTCAGGCAATGAAAATGAGTTTTAAAGGATGTTTAAAAAATATCTTACCATTTTTCGTTTTTTGGTTAATCGCTCCTATAATAATGATATTGATGGTAGTTTTTACACTAGGACTAGGTGTGTTAGCACTGCTTCCAATAGGTATGATTACCTACTACACCAGTTACCGAGACGTTTGGACAGATCAGCCATTGTCAGCGTTATAG
- a CDS encoding right-handed parallel beta-helix repeat-containing protein translates to MVSSSRLFVTISLISATIGLTACEGVPFSGSSAHSSLDKADLKQPLIIDAKLPKATTTIDCAQLTPKQIVKVKGHSVLSASCDLTAKSIRFELNDSHSSLDCQGALLSTRADDASKVSAIIIKPKTDSAIEDITVANCHVDGYGHALHIRQYSQPNQRYARGLIDPAANRALAPSDIRVINVSSQNSINSGMFVGDHVHGVSFDKLRIQNAGTVGLYLEFGSRDNVIKNSVFVGNGFRTFKPNREAIAVDSSSNNRIENNQFIHNGAGSILLYRNCFEHADDSTRGNHFQRTESSRDNIIRGNIFNDEPVGVWVASRQSRNLKGFECGAYLLKQTPFASYHLDSAKDNQIIDNRFEQVEQGIIVEDDGTLIAGNKFAANVRLPIYVGSEIREDSAAGAIKGTVISNNVFIDKTTEQAIKVRAASKTATHIEQP, encoded by the coding sequence ATGGTATCAAGTAGTAGGTTGTTCGTCACAATATCCTTAATCAGTGCCACAATAGGTTTGACGGCTTGTGAAGGTGTACCTTTTTCTGGTAGCAGCGCCCATAGCAGCTTGGATAAGGCTGATTTAAAACAGCCATTAATTATTGATGCCAAACTGCCAAAAGCCACGACAACCATAGACTGCGCACAATTAACGCCGAAGCAAATAGTTAAGGTAAAAGGTCACAGCGTACTCAGTGCAAGCTGTGATTTAACAGCCAAGTCGATACGCTTTGAGTTGAATGATTCGCACAGCTCTCTCGACTGTCAGGGCGCACTACTCAGTACTCGCGCTGATGATGCGTCAAAGGTTAGCGCCATTATAATTAAGCCCAAAACAGATAGCGCTATCGAAGATATTACCGTTGCCAATTGTCATGTGGATGGCTATGGTCATGCGCTACATATTCGCCAATATAGCCAGCCCAATCAGCGTTATGCGCGCGGCTTGATAGACCCTGCTGCCAATCGTGCGCTTGCACCAAGCGATATTCGTGTGATTAATGTGAGTAGTCAAAACAGTATCAATAGTGGCATGTTCGTTGGTGATCATGTGCATGGCGTGAGCTTTGATAAATTACGTATTCAAAACGCAGGCACCGTTGGGTTGTATCTAGAATTTGGCAGTCGTGATAATGTGATTAAAAATTCGGTGTTTGTCGGTAATGGTTTCCGTACCTTTAAGCCCAATCGTGAGGCTATTGCCGTGGATTCGTCGAGCAATAACCGTATCGAAAACAATCAATTTATCCATAATGGGGCAGGCAGTATATTGCTGTATCGCAATTGCTTTGAGCATGCTGATGACAGTACGCGGGGCAATCATTTTCAGCGTACCGAGTCGAGCCGTGACAATATCATTCGTGGCAATATTTTTAACGACGAGCCAGTCGGGGTTTGGGTTGCGTCAAGGCAGTCGCGCAATCTCAAAGGTTTTGAATGCGGTGCTTATTTGCTGAAGCAAACGCCATTTGCCAGCTATCATTTAGACAGTGCTAAGGACAATCAAATTATCGATAATCGATTTGAGCAAGTCGAGCAGGGCATTATCGTAGAGGATGACGGCACGCTAATAGCTGGCAATAAGTTTGCAGCGAACGTGCGTTTGCCCATTTATGTCGGTTCTGAAATTCGGGAAGACAGCGCAGCAGGGGCGATAAAAGGGACGGTTATCAGCAACAATGTTTTTATCGATAAGACCACTGAGCAAGCAATAAAGGTTCGAGCGGCAAGCAAAACGGCTACTCATATTGAGCAGCCGTAA
- a CDS encoding SDR family NAD(P)-dependent oxidoreductase, with the protein MNILITGASRGIGLATAKKLAEKGHHIGLFATNTATLESVIKDKSFKKAVKQQRVITGQLDVTQPNSWDHAINQMIEHFGGIDALINNAGVLVSGALPTTNLDEQLALIDVNCKGVLIGCHKLAPYLADSKDGKIINVSSASAIYGQPEVATYAASKFFVRGLTEGLNIEYEKLGIKVIDVMPLWVKSDMTADIEVTSMDRLGIHLTVNDVAKTLCKLTTSPNRKLKSTHYSVGMPAKLFQAVSQVTPDSVIRWVNTKVGA; encoded by the coding sequence ATGAATATATTGATTACAGGCGCATCACGTGGTATCGGTTTAGCCACCGCCAAAAAGCTGGCGGAAAAAGGCCATCATATTGGGTTATTTGCGACCAATACTGCCACACTTGAAAGCGTCATTAAAGACAAATCTTTTAAGAAAGCCGTCAAACAACAGCGTGTTATCACAGGTCAGCTGGATGTCACCCAGCCTAACTCGTGGGACCATGCGATCAATCAAATGATTGAACATTTCGGTGGTATTGATGCACTCATTAATAATGCTGGGGTGCTGGTCAGTGGCGCATTGCCAACGACCAATCTAGATGAGCAATTGGCTTTAATTGACGTCAACTGTAAAGGTGTTTTGATTGGCTGTCATAAACTGGCACCTTATCTAGCTGATAGCAAAGACGGCAAAATTATCAATGTGTCCTCTGCTTCTGCTATCTATGGTCAACCCGAAGTTGCGACTTATGCGGCCAGTAAGTTTTTTGTGCGAGGTCTCACAGAAGGCCTTAATATTGAGTACGAAAAATTGGGTATCAAGGTTATCGATGTGATGCCGCTGTGGGTCAAATCTGACATGACTGCTGACATCGAAGTGACCAGTATGGATCGCTTGGGCATCCATCTAACGGTCAACGATGTCGCCAAAACATTGTGTAAATTGACGACCAGTCCCAATCGTAAACTCAAAAGTACGCATTACTCTGTGGGCATGCCAGCAAAGCTCTTTCAAGCAGTCTCGCAAGTCACGCCAGATTCTGTAATCCGCTGGGTCAATACCAAGGTTGGTGCTTAA
- a CDS encoding restriction endonuclease, with protein sequence MTDYTFETLNDKEFEVLTVDLLSKEFNTHIERFKSGRDGGIDGRFFEGSVENGVVIIQCKHWLKSGIKALVAECQKHEAKKVIKLNPSRYIFVTSLALSAQNKKDISDAFSPYIKNESDIIGNEDINSLLAKHPDVERQHYKLWLAGTNVLQSILSNDVLGRSSFQLEEIQEFLPKYVRTENHKKAFEKLEELGSIIINGEPGIGKTTLAEQMCFEYAAQGYQLVVVHESIIEAEKIYNPEWQQIFYFDDFLGSNFLFAIDAKQDSHIVSFMKRVSKDSSKRFILTTRSNILNQGKRLSEKFEQGNLDRNEYEIKIQSLTEFDRAQILYNHIYFSDLSEDFIQQIYIDKRYRSIISHKNFNPRLIEFITDAVKVEKEASPEVYWDYIQKSLDNPKDIWRGMIQTQISDLDRHIVIAIVLNGSPVSEEQIVALLINLKESGLDPTSEYPTIGNIMRGLVGSVLNRNINRDGQVTYSLFNPSIADFVISEYLNRADYVAKLVSCLRTTNALNNVDRLIKSNSTLLEFDTLLIRLFQTELDSELTPDLYSIKLVELLELIGHNSKTLLKKIFITLSNNTFENFGLPLITVCRLGLERQLFQPSDKYISIALLKSLESIDFTYFPFESFKEIEVLIYFLNKNDDLLTLYRELFISFICEEITDWAESDGVFRLIQHRDEINTYDIEEYLEGLLDVLELQFCFDEEELELISDYLDIDSIISSNNYKDSRRSTEYSERGCNFASGHSFSERNEDLNNSINSTICSIESEIDPIDDLFNRE encoded by the coding sequence ATGACTGACTACACTTTTGAAACTCTTAACGATAAAGAGTTTGAAGTTCTAACGGTTGATTTGCTATCTAAAGAATTTAACACTCATATAGAACGGTTTAAATCAGGTAGGGATGGTGGAATCGATGGACGTTTTTTTGAAGGAAGTGTTGAAAACGGTGTTGTCATCATTCAATGCAAACATTGGCTAAAATCAGGTATCAAAGCATTAGTAGCAGAATGTCAAAAGCATGAAGCCAAAAAAGTTATAAAATTGAATCCTAGTAGATATATTTTTGTCACTTCATTAGCACTATCCGCTCAAAACAAAAAAGACATTTCAGATGCTTTTAGCCCTTATATTAAAAATGAATCTGACATCATTGGTAATGAAGATATAAACAGTTTATTAGCCAAACATCCTGATGTAGAGCGCCAACATTACAAGCTATGGCTAGCAGGTACTAACGTTTTACAGTCAATTTTATCTAACGATGTACTGGGAAGAAGTAGTTTTCAGTTGGAAGAAATTCAAGAGTTTCTACCTAAGTATGTGCGAACCGAGAATCATAAAAAAGCGTTCGAAAAGTTAGAAGAACTTGGCAGTATCATTATCAACGGCGAACCTGGTATTGGCAAAACCACTTTAGCGGAACAGATGTGCTTTGAGTATGCTGCTCAAGGTTATCAGTTAGTTGTAGTGCATGAGTCCATTATAGAAGCGGAAAAAATATATAACCCTGAATGGCAACAAATTTTTTATTTTGATGATTTTTTAGGAAGTAACTTCCTATTCGCAATAGATGCAAAGCAGGACTCACATATTGTGAGCTTTATGAAAAGAGTTAGTAAGGACAGCTCAAAACGATTTATTCTAACGACTCGCTCGAACATATTGAATCAAGGGAAAAGATTGTCAGAAAAATTTGAACAAGGTAACCTTGATAGGAATGAATATGAGATAAAAATTCAGTCTCTGACAGAGTTTGATAGAGCACAAATTCTTTATAACCACATCTATTTTAGTGATTTATCAGAAGACTTTATTCAGCAAATATATATTGATAAGCGCTATAGGAGCATTATTTCACACAAAAATTTCAATCCGCGGTTGATTGAGTTTATTACTGATGCTGTCAAAGTTGAGAAGGAAGCAAGTCCTGAGGTTTATTGGGATTATATTCAAAAGTCTCTTGATAACCCAAAGGATATTTGGCGTGGCATGATACAGACGCAGATAAGTGATTTGGATAGGCATATAGTAATCGCCATCGTCTTAAATGGCAGTCCCGTTAGCGAAGAGCAGATAGTTGCATTATTAATCAATCTGAAGGAATCAGGATTAGATCCAACTTCTGAATATCCTACCATTGGTAATATCATGCGGGGGTTAGTAGGGTCTGTTTTAAACAGGAATATAAATAGAGATGGTCAGGTGACGTACAGCTTATTTAATCCTTCGATTGCTGACTTTGTAATCTCGGAATATCTTAATAGAGCTGATTATGTAGCGAAGTTGGTAAGCTGTTTGAGAACAACAAATGCACTAAATAATGTTGATAGATTAATTAAATCTAATAGCACATTACTAGAATTTGACACACTACTAATTAGGTTGTTTCAGACTGAGCTAGATTCAGAGCTAACGCCTGATTTGTATTCAATTAAGTTAGTAGAACTATTAGAGTTGATTGGGCATAATTCAAAAACCTTACTTAAGAAAATATTTATCACCTTATCTAACAATACATTTGAAAATTTTGGATTACCTCTCATAACAGTATGTCGGCTAGGATTAGAGAGGCAGCTATTTCAGCCTAGCGACAAATACATTAGCATTGCATTACTTAAGTCTCTTGAAAGTATTGATTTCACGTACTTTCCTTTTGAGAGCTTTAAAGAAATTGAAGTGCTAATTTATTTTTTAAATAAGAATGATGACTTATTAACGTTGTATAGAGAGTTATTTATAAGCTTCATATGTGAAGAAATAACTGATTGGGCAGAATCTGATGGAGTATTTAGACTTATTCAGCATAGAGATGAAATTAATACATACGATATTGAGGAATATCTTGAAGGGCTTTTAGATGTCTTGGAACTCCAGTTTTGTTTTGATGAAGAAGAGCTGGAGCTTATCAGTGATTATTTAGACATAGATAGTATTATTAGTTCCAATAACTATAAAGATAGCCGTCGCTCTACGGAATACTCTGAAAGAGGTTGTAATTTTGCAAGTGGGCATAGTTTTTCTGAAAGAAATGAAGATCTGAATAACTCTATAAACTCTACTATCTGCTCTATAGAGTCAGAAATTGACCCAATTGATGACTTATTCAATAGAGAATAA
- the polA gene encoding DNA polymerase I produces MTDSSVDNNHNSHQALDPKALPNFDTMPNVATMDTSHVDKNQPPFILVDGSYYLFRTYHALPKTMQNSQGLITNAIRGTLNALLKLMRRYHPTHMAVCFDTKSPTFRHHMSADYKAARPPIDIELVEQIPYIHRLVTALGIPLLRIEGAEADDIIGTLAHRAVEQGHHVVISTGDKDMMQLVNDCVILEDSFTGKVTDTAAVIDKFGINPNQMIDFLTLMGDASDGIKGVPGIGKKTAKDLLVEYGDIDNMLKHIGFIKGRGAKGLIEHAEEIPFNAKLATIVTDLDIGQDWNDLKIDTNPCAHIDELRELYSELEFRNELASLDHPNHPANANGNGVKSVASSQADAESQAQIAKSLQSSSIENVQNGKQHDRAWHTVLDEHAFDSLIELLESAPHFVIDTETTSVHWRQAQIVGLSFAVQAHEAYYIPLTHALEGDELTAKQLDRDSVLTRLKPILENRNIGKIGQHLKYDAHILSHYDIDLLGSIHARPNNWAMDTMLASYVINAAITRHGMDDLARHYLQTQTISYEDVAGKGAKQVTFDQVAIDIASDYACEDADITYQLFEVFSVELANDANNAKLLHELEIPTAEILCQMEANGILIKRPFLNELSKRFDEEIVALEKRAYEVAGEEFNLGSPKQLGEILFEKLGIAGGKKTKSGQYSTGEAVLSKIDHPLVDITLEYRGLSKLKSTYTDALDNVADSETDRVHTSYHQALTSTGRLSSTDPNLQNIPIRTATGRLIRQAFIAPEGRVILAADYSQIELRLMAHFSGDKNLTDAFNEGLDIHAATAAEVLGKEVADVTSTERRNAKAINFGLLYGMSAFGLAKQLQMSRNEAQDYIDMYFDRYPGVKNYMINTRASAHEQGYVETILGRKLYTPDITHSNRMVKQGAERAAINAPLQGSAADLIKLAMIAVDKVLPKAQAKMLLQVHDELVFEVDSDKVDEISQLITHAMQDVLTTTAVEKGWNVDFAVPLLVETGAGENWDEAH; encoded by the coding sequence ATGACCGACTCCTCCGTAGACAATAACCACAACTCGCATCAAGCGCTTGACCCTAAAGCCTTACCAAATTTTGATACCATGCCCAACGTAGCGACTATGGACACCAGTCACGTGGACAAAAATCAGCCACCTTTTATTTTGGTTGATGGCTCTTATTATCTGTTTCGCACGTATCACGCCTTGCCAAAGACCATGCAAAACTCGCAAGGGCTGATAACGAATGCCATCCGTGGCACGCTCAATGCACTGTTAAAATTGATGCGTCGATATCATCCTACTCACATGGCGGTCTGTTTTGATACCAAGTCACCCACTTTTCGCCATCATATGTCTGCTGATTATAAGGCGGCGCGTCCGCCCATCGACATAGAGCTGGTGGAGCAAATTCCTTATATCCATCGCTTGGTAACCGCTTTGGGCATTCCACTGTTACGCATCGAAGGTGCAGAAGCGGATGACATTATCGGCACACTGGCGCACCGTGCGGTCGAGCAAGGTCATCATGTGGTTATCTCAACCGGCGATAAAGACATGATGCAACTGGTCAATGACTGTGTGATATTGGAAGACAGCTTTACCGGTAAGGTCACGGACACCGCAGCGGTTATTGATAAATTTGGCATCAACCCCAACCAAATGATTGATTTTTTAACCTTGATGGGTGATGCCTCTGACGGTATTAAAGGCGTGCCCGGCATCGGTAAAAAAACCGCTAAAGACTTACTCGTTGAGTACGGTGATATCGACAATATGTTAAAGCATATTGGCTTTATTAAAGGTCGCGGCGCTAAAGGCTTGATTGAGCATGCAGAGGAAATTCCATTCAATGCCAAACTGGCCACTATCGTCACAGATTTAGATATCGGTCAAGACTGGAATGATTTGAAAATCGATACCAATCCTTGTGCCCATATAGATGAATTGCGCGAGCTGTATAGCGAGCTTGAGTTTAGAAATGAGCTTGCTTCTCTTGACCACCCAAACCATCCAGCCAATGCTAATGGGAACGGCGTAAAAAGTGTTGCAAGTAGCCAAGCAGATGCTGAATCACAAGCACAAATCGCTAAGTCGCTACAATCAAGCAGTATTGAGAATGTCCAAAACGGCAAACAGCATGATAGAGCGTGGCACACCGTTTTAGATGAGCATGCGTTTGACAGTTTGATTGAATTATTAGAGTCTGCGCCGCACTTTGTCATTGATACCGAAACCACTAGCGTCCATTGGCGTCAAGCACAAATCGTCGGTTTGTCTTTTGCGGTACAAGCGCATGAAGCCTATTACATACCACTGACACATGCGCTAGAGGGTGACGAGCTGACGGCTAAACAGCTCGACCGCGATAGCGTTTTAACACGTCTAAAACCTATCTTAGAAAACCGAAATATTGGTAAAATCGGTCAGCATTTAAAATACGATGCGCATATCCTCAGCCATTATGATATCGATTTACTGGGTAGCATTCATGCTCGTCCCAATAATTGGGCGATGGATACCATGCTTGCCAGCTATGTAATTAATGCCGCCATCACTCGTCATGGCATGGATGATTTGGCACGTCACTATCTACAAACCCAAACCATCAGTTATGAAGATGTCGCTGGTAAAGGCGCTAAGCAAGTCACCTTTGACCAAGTCGCCATCGATATCGCTAGCGACTATGCTTGTGAAGATGCTGACATTACTTATCAGCTATTTGAGGTATTCAGCGTTGAGCTGGCGAACGATGCCAATAATGCCAAATTGCTACACGAGCTAGAAATCCCAACGGCGGAGATACTCTGCCAGATGGAAGCAAACGGCATTCTCATCAAACGTCCATTTTTAAATGAGCTATCAAAGCGCTTCGATGAAGAAATCGTCGCGCTAGAAAAACGTGCTTATGAAGTGGCAGGAGAAGAGTTTAACCTCGGCTCACCTAAGCAGCTCGGTGAGATACTATTTGAAAAGCTCGGCATTGCTGGCGGCAAAAAAACCAAATCAGGGCAATATTCTACTGGTGAGGCCGTACTGTCAAAAATCGATCATCCATTGGTCGATATCACCTTAGAGTATCGCGGTCTATCTAAGCTCAAAAGCACTTATACCGATGCGCTTGATAATGTCGCAGATAGCGAAACTGATCGCGTACACACCAGCTATCATCAGGCATTGACCAGTACTGGGCGTTTGTCTTCGACTGATCCTAACTTACAAAATATTCCGATTCGTACCGCGACTGGTCGCTTGATTCGTCAAGCCTTTATCGCACCAGAAGGTCGCGTTATTTTGGCGGCGGATTATTCACAAATTGAATTGCGTCTCATGGCGCATTTCTCAGGCGATAAAAACTTAACTGACGCCTTTAATGAAGGTTTAGATATTCACGCTGCGACTGCCGCTGAAGTACTTGGCAAAGAAGTTGCCGACGTAACCTCGACCGAGCGCCGTAATGCCAAAGCCATTAATTTTGGTCTGCTTTATGGTATGAGCGCCTTTGGACTTGCCAAGCAGCTACAAATGAGCCGCAATGAGGCACAAGATTATATCGATATGTATTTTGATCGCTATCCTGGTGTCAAAAACTATATGATCAATACTCGCGCCAGTGCTCATGAGCAAGGCTATGTCGAGACGATATTGGGTCGTAAGCTCTACACGCCTGATATCACTCACAGCAACCGCATGGTCAAACAAGGCGCTGAACGCGCGGCTATTAACGCACCGCTACAAGGCTCAGCGGCAGATCTAATTAAGCTGGCGATGATTGCCGTCGATAAAGTACTGCCAAAAGCGCAAGCCAAAATGCTGCTACAAGTCCATGATGAATTGGTGTTCGAAGTGGATAGTGACAAGGTAGATGAGATTAGCCAACTCATTACTCATGCTATGCAAGACGTCTTAACGACAACTGCTGTCGAAAAGGGCTGGAACGTCGACTTTGCTGTGCCGTTATTGGTTGAGACGGGTGCTGGCGAGAATTGGGATGAGGCGCATTAA
- a CDS encoding organic hydroperoxide resistance protein, translated as MKTLYSTKATVTGGRTGNASLQDSDLTINMVAPGSDKDGNNPEQLFAMGYAACFDGALAAVKGAEKAKFDSTTEVSVDLMKGEGLDFQLAVKIHVTAENTELSADEFQKLVEKANKVCPYSKATHGNIDSEVTSEVR; from the coding sequence ATGAAAACACTATATTCCACCAAAGCAACAGTTACTGGCGGTCGTACAGGCAATGCCAGTCTGCAAGACAGTGATTTGACGATTAATATGGTCGCACCCGGCTCTGATAAAGACGGTAATAATCCAGAGCAGTTATTTGCGATGGGCTATGCAGCTTGCTTTGATGGTGCACTTGCTGCGGTCAAAGGGGCAGAAAAAGCAAAGTTTGACTCTACCACTGAAGTATCCGTAGATTTAATGAAAGGTGAAGGCTTAGATTTTCAATTAGCCGTGAAAATTCATGTCACTGCTGAAAACACAGAGCTATCAGCGGATGAGTTCCAAAAGTTGGTCGAAAAAGCCAATAAAGTCTGCCCATATTCTAAAGCGACTCACGGTAATATCGATAGTGAAGTGACTTCAGAAGTGAGATAG
- a CDS encoding peptide chain release factor 3 — protein MSVDPKKLNKEVAKRRTFAIISHPDAGKTTMTEKLLLWGQAIQVVGEVKGRKTDRHATSDWMSMEQERGISITTSVMQFPYQDHVVNLLDTPGHADFSEDTYRTLTAVDSALMMVDGAKGVEERTIKLMEVCRMRDTPIISFVNKLDRQIREPLELLSEIEAVLKIKCIPVTWPIGMGQDFVGVYHLTENKTYLYEKGNGGKMTVSETRAGYDYPDIRERLGQLMFDAFEESLELVQMALEEFSVEAFLAGEMTPVLFGTALGNFGVNMVLDTLIKYAPPPKSHPTNEREVAATETDFSGFVFKIQANMDPRHRDRIAFLRVCSGKYEKGMKLKHVRLGKDVRIADALTFLAGDREALEEAYPGDIIGLHNHGTISIGDSFTEGEELNFTGIPHFAPELFRRVILKDPLKSKALQKGLQQLSEEGATQVFMPQINNDLILGAVGVLQFEVVAHRLKEEYKVQCIFEPVSIATVRWIHCDDEVALAKFKRKAHDQLSLDGGGYLTYLAPSRVNLQLMQDRYPEVTFSNTREH, from the coding sequence ATGAGCGTAGATCCAAAGAAATTAAACAAAGAAGTGGCTAAACGCCGTACTTTCGCCATTATCTCGCATCCCGATGCAGGTAAGACCACCATGACTGAAAAGTTACTGTTATGGGGTCAGGCAATTCAGGTAGTAGGTGAGGTCAAAGGCCGCAAAACAGATCGCCATGCGACATCAGATTGGATGAGTATGGAGCAAGAGCGTGGTATCTCGATCACCACTTCTGTCATGCAGTTTCCTTATCAAGACCATGTGGTCAATCTATTGGATACACCAGGTCACGCCGATTTTAGTGAAGATACCTATCGTACCTTGACCGCTGTCGATAGCGCACTGATGATGGTCGATGGGGCTAAAGGGGTTGAAGAGCGAACCATCAAGCTGATGGAAGTCTGCCGCATGCGCGACACGCCAATCATCTCATTTGTTAACAAGCTGGATCGTCAAATTCGTGAGCCGCTTGAGCTGCTTAGTGAGATTGAGGCAGTGTTAAAAATTAAATGTATTCCAGTGACTTGGCCTATCGGTATGGGACAAGATTTCGTTGGTGTCTATCATCTGACCGAAAACAAAACCTACCTTTATGAAAAAGGTAATGGCGGCAAGATGACAGTCTCTGAGACTCGCGCGGGCTATGATTATCCGGACATTCGTGAGCGTTTGGGTCAATTGATGTTTGATGCCTTCGAAGAGTCACTTGAGCTGGTACAAATGGCGTTAGAAGAATTTAGCGTTGAGGCGTTCTTAGCGGGCGAGATGACGCCAGTATTATTCGGTACGGCATTGGGCAACTTTGGCGTAAACATGGTACTTGATACCTTGATCAAATATGCACCGCCACCCAAGTCGCATCCGACCAATGAGCGTGAAGTGGCAGCAACAGAAACAGATTTTAGCGGTTTTGTCTTTAAGATTCAGGCCAATATGGACCCACGCCACCGTGATCGCATTGCATTTTTACGCGTGTGTTCAGGCAAGTATGAAAAAGGCATGAAGCTGAAGCATGTACGTTTGGGTAAAGACGTACGCATTGCCGATGCACTGACCTTTTTGGCAGGTGATCGCGAAGCGTTAGAAGAAGCGTATCCGGGTGATATCATCGGTTTGCATAATCATGGCACTATCTCTATCGGTGACAGTTTTACCGAAGGCGAGGAGCTGAACTTTACGGGTATTCCACATTTCGCACCTGAATTGTTCCGCCGTGTCATTCTAAAAGATCCGCTCAAATCGAAAGCCTTGCAAAAAGGGCTGCAGCAGCTAAGCGAAGAGGGCGCGACACAGGTCTTTATGCCGCAGATTAACAACGATTTAATCTTGGGTGCGGTTGGTGTACTACAGTTTGAAGTGGTCGCGCATCGTCTCAAAGAAGAGTATAAAGTACAGTGTATCTTTGAGCCAGTATCGATCGCCACCGTACGCTGGATTCATTGTGATGATGAAGTGGCATTGGCGAAATTCAAACGCAAAGCCCATGACCAGCTGTCGCTAGATGGCGGTGGTTATTTAACGTATCTTGCCCCATCACGGGTCAACTTGCAGCTGATGCAAGATCGCTATCCAGAAGTCACTTTTAGTAATACTCGTGAGCATTAA